The following DNA comes from Arcobacter cloacae.
AAGAGTTTATTTCTAAGATTAGGGATGAGTTTGAGAAAGATAATAGTAGGTAGTTAAATAAGGAGTGGAAGGATTTAATCCTTTCTCCTTGTCTTAATTTAATTGTATATTATAAAGTTTAATACCACTAAAATTGGACTAAGCACTAAGACATAAAACATAACTCTTTTTTTCCAAAATAATTCAGTTTTATCTCTTTTAAAATATTTTTGTTCATAATAATCATAACCTGCTATTAAAAAAAGACTTAATATTGAAGCTAAATAATGAGATTGATACATAACATTAAATATAAATATATATGCTAAAACAAAAAATACACCAAAAATAGTTCTAAATTTTATTTTCTTTTTACGATTTTCTTCATCATTATCTATATTTTGAATAGCTATGATATTTTTTACTTCTTCTTCTGTAGGGGTATATTTACCTGCTGTTGCAAATAAATGTCCGTAATTAAGCTGTAGGTAATAAATTGGAAATAAAACTGAATACATAGCAAGAAAATTTGCAAATGGTAAATTTTCTATCTCAAAAGTTGAAAATATACGCAAAAGTGAATATATCACAATAAGAAAAATAAAATATATTTTTGCTCTTTTTATCCAAAATTCATTATTATGAACAAATTTGTTAAGATAAATGTCATTTAATATTATCATATATGGTGCAAATATAACAGTCCAAAATAATACTTTATGTAACAAAAGCATATTTCTTTCATAAAAACTATCTTTAATAGAAATTTTTGTTACAGGGTCGATTTCGGAATTAGCACTAGAACGACTTATTTTATCAACTTTTATGTTTTCTTCTTTTTGCCTCTTTAAGTTTCCACCGCAAAAAGGACAAAAATTAAGATTTTCTAAATTTTCGACCTCTTTTCCACAATGTACACAAAATTTCTGCATATATGCTCCTCTTTAGCTTCTTTTAAAAAGTCTATATAAATAATTATTAATTTACTATAAATTAAACATATAAAATTATTTTTCTTAAAACTTGTAACCAACCGTTTCTTGTTTTTTTAACTTTTAACTTATCTTTTGCTAAATCTTGTTCTAAATATTTGATTGATTTTGTTAGTTCATTTCTTATTATTTTTCTCATTTTTAATCCTTTGTAAAACTTATAAAATAAAAGAGCAAGAATTAAATTCTTGCTCCTCCTAATGTTTGAATTCTCTCACCAAGTAAATTTGTTAATCCACTATCACTCTCATCTTTATATTTGAATTTAGCTAGTACCATGTCATCACCTTTTAAGATGATTACATAAGCTAAAATCATTCCAATGAAATAAACAAATATATCTGCAAATCCTCTAATTACACTTTGTGTAACAGTTGAAGTTGCAATGCTAGAATCTTCATATAACGAATTGGATAAATTTAACATTGATTGAATAACATCAAATAAAAGGGAATAAAGTGCAATAAGTATCTCGTAGCTAACTATAAACATGAAAAAAGAAATTACCATTAGTGTAGGTCTTGCCATGAAAAGCACAAACCCATCCACGAAATAAGCATTTACTCTATTTGTTTTTTCTTTAACTGTCATTTGCCACAGTACAATAAACGGAGATACAAAAAAGTACATAAAACAATCCCAGAAATACAAACCTATTTTCAATATTGCTAATAGTGTAACAACTGCTGCGAAAATTCCTTGAATCATAAGCTTATATACGATTACGGCAAGTGTAAAACTAACTGTATAAGATAGGAATGACTTAAATCCAGAACTTAATACATCTATATTTTTTTGATTTAAAATATTACGCTCTTTACTATTTTTTGATTTTTGTTCATTAGTCTCTTTTACAAATTTATCTAAAGAAGATTTTGCAAAAGACAAAAGCTTACTTTGTGGCAGAAATATCCCTGCAATTTCAAATAAAGATTCACCTGTTCCCTCAACAGCTTTTTCAAAAAACTCTCTAATGTCACCAAAAAAAGGAAACATATTATATACCTGATAAGACATCATTGTTGAAAAAGAGTTTTTAATCCAGTTACTTGCCGTTGAATTTAGAATCTCTGTATCAAGAGTTTGTTTACTTATATCCTCACCTTCTTTTTCATATACATCATTTGCTTTATTAACTAACATAGTAGTTACAGCTTCACCATTTGTTGTTCTTGATAATCCATCGTAAGCATTATTAATTATGTTTGAATTTAACATAAATACATGACTCACAGGAAGTGTTGAAGCCATAAACCAACCTATACTTTTGAAGCCAAGTAATTGAGTATCAATGTATAAATGACTCATTGTTGAGTATGAACTATTATTAGTCGTAAAATTTACATTTGAGTTTTTTGATAGATTTGAAATAGTTTTTTCACTAACTGCTTTGGTTCTCTTTAAATATTCTCTTCCTATCATAAGAGATATTTCTAAATTTTTACACATAAGAGGTGAAATAGTTCCAGTGTCATTAAAGATTTTATTACTTCCAGTGTTTACATTCCATAATAAATCAATGTGAGAGTCTGCCATCTGAAAACCATTATATTTCTTATAACTTGATTCATGAGAGGCTATACAATTATCTTTAAAAAATGATTGAAGCACTGCTTGTTCCACAATATCTCTTCTATTTTGATTTAGTAGTGTTATTGTGTCTGCATAACCTTTTGTGTGAGTTACTTCCGTTAAGTAAGTCATATAAATAACACCAATATTTGATGCAGTTAAATCAGCTATTTGAGCTCCCATACTTGCTAAAAAGCCAATTACTTCTTTGAATACAGTTGAATGAGAATCCATTTGTATATTTTGATTATTAATAGTAGTATTTACTTCTAGCATTTTATCACTATCATTATTGTTTAATGATACAGTTTGAGAATTTCCCGTAGGAAAATGAAGAAAAAATACAACTAACATAACAATAATTGCTGTAAACCTACTTAAAAAAGGAAAATCCCACTCTTTGTTTTCATTATTGTTATTAATTCTAAACATTATATATTTATATCCAATTACTCCACCTGAATATAAAAATACCATTGCAAGTATCAAAACTCCTGCATAATCAAAAATTGATTGCCAACCTAGAGACATAAATCGGTAATAAAGGGCAAATATCTTTTTATCAAAATATTGCTCAAAACTATATACATTTGTATAATTTACATCTGTAATTCCATTTCCAGTTGCACTTTTATAGATTTCTGAAACTTTATCTTTAAATTTATCCCATATTCCTTTTTGATACTCAATTGAATCTAAAATAGCCATTTTATTTTCAACATCAGAAGCTATACTAATATCTCCCATTGAATCTACACCTGTTACAACACTACTGTTTAAAGTTATTAGCCCTGTTACAAATTGAGATACTGTAAAATTTTCTTTATCTTTATTTTGATTCAAAAATGTAAGTCCTAAACCATTAGCTCTAGACATTACATCGTATGGAGTTGTCACTAAACTACTTGAATCATCTGTACTATTTCCAATAGTTAGTATTTTTTTTCCTAATCTTTTAACCGCTTCCCAAGTAGTTTCGTAATGTTTAAATTCTGGAAGTACACTAAGATTTGAAGGTTTATATTCACCATTGAATAGATTATACACATCATTTATTTCAGAAGGTACATCAACTAAACTTTTTCCTGATTTTGTGCCATCAATATAGCCTAAAAGTAGTGTGTAATTTGGAATAGAAAGCGTTATTGATTTACTAGCACTTCCAAACTCTTTTTCATTTACATAAGAGCAAGTAAAAGTTCCTTCTTTATAATTGAAATCGATTAGATATTTTTGGGCATCTACTTTTGATTTTGATTTAATATTTTCATTTTCATCATATACATATTTGTACAAATCATTACATATTGGAGTACTTGTATTAAATTTTAGACTTTCAGAACTTGCCATTTTTATTATAGTACTTGCCATTTTATCATCTAATAAGGAGCTTCTATTTTCAGTTTGGTATCTTATTATTTCAGCTCCCATACTATTTACTGAACAAATAATCAGCAAAAAGATGTGTAATATGTACTTTTTCATAAGAAACTCTTTTTAAATTTATTTTTTAAGTCTCTTAAATATAGTAAATCACTTACATTTAAATCTAATTTTTTAGCAATTAAGCCTAATGTAACTACTTCATATTTACTAGGATTTGTTTTTTTTAAGCTAATTAGTGAATGAACTGAAATATTATTTGCATCGCCAATTAAATCTGTAGATTTTTTTCCTCCGATTGCTTTTGCAATTTCAGTGGGAGATAACAACTGTAAATCCATTTTACATCCTTTTAATTGTCATTTAAAGAACAATGCAAAAAGTAAAAAAACAATAATTATCATTAAATAGAAAACTTTATTATTGCTTTTTGTTTTTTGATTATTCAACATTTTTTCAAACTGCAATTCAAACTCTTCCATTGATTTTGAGATACGGGCATTTATCTCTAGTTCACTTTGAGAGTTCAATTTTGCTTTTTGCTCATTTACT
Coding sequences within:
- a CDS encoding zinc ribbon domain-containing protein; amino-acid sequence: MQKFCVHCGKEVENLENLNFCPFCGGNLKRQKEENIKVDKISRSSANSEIDPVTKISIKDSFYERNMLLLHKVLFWTVIFAPYMIILNDIYLNKFVHNNEFWIKRAKIYFIFLIVIYSLLRIFSTFEIENLPFANFLAMYSVLFPIYYLQLNYGHLFATAGKYTPTEEEVKNIIAIQNIDNDEENRKKKIKFRTIFGVFFVLAYIFIFNVMYQSHYLASILSLFLIAGYDYYEQKYFKRDKTELFWKKRVMFYVLVLSPILVVLNFIIYN